TGGTCTTCGTCTGCTTGAGCTTGTCGATAAGGAACTCGATCGCATCGGTCGTGCCCATCGGCGCGAGAATGCGCCGCAGCACGAAGATCTTCTGCAGGTCCTGGCGCGGCACCAGCAGGTCTTCCTTGCGCGTTCCGGACTTCAGAATGTCCATCGCCGGGAAGATGCGCTTGTCGGCGACCTTGCGGTCGAGGACGATTTCCGAGTTGCCGGTGCCCTTGAATTCTTCGAAGATCACTTCGTCCATGCGGCTGCCGGTGTCGATCAGCGCAGTGGCGATGATCGTCAGCGACCCGCCTTCCTCGATGTTGCGGGCCGCACCGAAGAAGCGCTTCGGGCGCTGCAGGGCATTGGCGTCGACGCCGCCGGTCAGCACCTTGCCCGAGGACGGCACGACGGTGTTGTAGGCCCGGCCGAGGCGGGTGATCGAGTCGAGAAGAATGACGACGTCACGGCCGTGCTCGACAAGGCGCTTGGCCTTCTCGATGACCATTTCGGCGACCTGGACGTGGCGCGTTGCCGGTTCGTCGAAGGTCGAGGAAACGACTTCGCCCTTCACCGAACGCTGCATGTCCGTCACTTCTTCCGGCCGTTCGTCGATCAGAAGCACGATCAGGTAACATTCCGGATGGTTGGCGGTGATCGAATGGGCGATGTTCTGCAGCAGAACCGTCTTACCGGTCCGAGGCGGTGCAACGATCAGGCCGCGCTGGCCCTTGCCGAGCGGCGCGACGAGATCGATGACGCGAGCCGACAGATCCTTGGACGTCGGCACTTCGAGTTCCATCTTGAAGCGCTCGTTCGGATAGAGCGGCGTCAAATTGTCGAAGTGAACCTTGTGGCGGATCTTCTCCGGATCGTCGAAGTTGATCGTGTTGACCTTAAGGAGCGCAAAGTAGCGCTCGCCTTCCTTCGGACCGCGAATCGGCCCTTCCACCGTATCGCCCGTCTTCAGCGAAAAGCGGCGGATCTGCGATGGCGAAATATAGATGTCGTCCGGACCGGGCAGATAGTTTGCATTCGCCGACCGAAGGAAGCCGAATCCGTCCTGAAGGACCTCGACAACGCCTTCACCGATAATCTCTATCTCCTGTGTGGCGAGATTCTTGAGGATGCCGAACATCAGCTCCTGCTTGCGCATGGTGCTGGCGTTCTCGACCTCGAGTTCTTCGGCAAAGGCGAGAAGATCCGTCGGCGTCTTGTTCTTGAGGTCTTGAAGCTTCATTTCAGCCATGAAGAGTCCATGATTTGTAGGGGAAATTGGGAATAGGCGTGATTTTCGTAAGGGAGCTGCGAGGGGGAAGGGGGCAGGCTCGAAACTTCGTCACAGGCCTTGGGATGAAGGAGATGGGCGAAAATAGCGATTCACGTGAAACGCTGCAAGGGGGCGCAGCAAATTAGCGGCAACTATCGCCGTGCGAATCGATTGAACTCAAAAAGGCTTCACGACGGCGAGAATGACGATCAGGATCATCAACAGGGTCGGCGCCTCGTTCATCAGCCTCCAGTAGCGCGCGCTCTTCCGATTCGCGTCCCGTTGGAAGGCGGCCACCGCCCGGCTGAAATGCACATGCACCAGCGTCAGCAGCACGACGCAGAAAAGCTTTGCATGGAGCCAACCACCCCTAAAGCCGTAGACGCTCCAGGCAAGATAGAGGCCAAGCATCCAGGCAATCATCATGGCCGGGTTCATGATGACCTTCAGGAGGCGCAGTTCCATCGTCTTGAAGGTCTCGGACTGCACCGAGCCGCGCGGCGCGTCGGTATGATAGATGAACAGCCGCGGCATATAGAGAAGCGCTGCCATCCACGACATGACCGCAATGATGTGGAGCGCCTTGATCCAGAGATAAAGATCGTCCGGCTGCGCGACGAAAAGCCCTGCCAGCAGGGCGACGAAGACGGAAAGCGCGACGAGAGCCCGAAGCCTTGCACGCTTTCCGGGAGCGCTATCCGTCTGGTGCTCGATCATCCTTTCGTCCCACGAACGCGCGCGACGAGGGCGGAGACGTTCTCCGGATCCGCCTCCGGCGTAATGCCGTGGCCGAGATTGAAGATCAGCGGTCCGTTGCCGAGCACATCGAGAATCCTGTCGATGCCGCTCTCCATGGCCCCGCCGCCGGCAACCACCCGCATCGGGTCGAGATTGCCCTGCACGGGACCATCCTTCTGCAATTCGGCCGCAAAGGCGAGGGGCACCGCCCAATCGAGGCCGATCGCGTCGGCACCGGTCAAGCGGCGATAGTCCTTGAGCAACAGGCCCGCCCCTTTTGCGAAAGCGATGATCTTCGCCGAAGGCCTGCGAGCCCGCACCGACGCAATCATCCGCCGCACCGGTTCGACGGCGAAGCGCGCAAACTCATCCTCGCCGAGCACGCCCGCCCAGGAATCGAAAATCTGCACCGCATCGGCGCCCGCGTCGATCTGCGCGACGAGATAGTCGGCCGAAACGTCCGCCAGAAAGGCCAAAAGCTCTTCGAAGGCCTTGGGGTGGCGGTAGGCGAAGAGACGTGCCGGCGCCTGGTCCGGCGTGCCGCGCCCGGCAATCATATAGGTCGCAACCGTCCACGGCGCACCGCAGAAGCCGAGCAGCGTCGTCTCCTCCGGCAACTCGCGACGCAGCCGCGCGACGGTCTCGAAGACCGGAGAGAGATGGCTCAAAATACCATCCGCCTTGAGGCCAGCGATGCCGTCGGTATCGATCGGATCCATCCGCGGCCCGTGGCCCTCTTCGAAGCGGACGTTCCGGTGAAGTGCGTCGGGAATGACGAGAATATCGGAGAAAAGGATGGCGGCGTCGAAAGCGTAGCGGCGGATCGGCTGCAGCGTCACCTCGACCGCGAGATCCGGCGTATAACAGAGATCGAGGAAGCTCCCGGCCTTGGCGCGCGTCGCCCGGTATTCAGGCAGATAACGGCCGGCCTGACGCATCAGCCAGATGGGCGGAGGCGTGAGACTTTTTCCGTTCAAAACCTCAAGGACTTTGCGGCGTGTCTCGGCCACTCGGCATCCCCCAATCTAAAATCAAACCTTATTGAAAAGGTTTCTATTTCTTAGAGTCGGTGGCTATCAAGGATTAAAATCAATCCTCAGTTCGTCCAATCAGCGCAGATCTCGACGGGCGTGGCGGGAGAAGGATCACCCGAATTCATTATAGATCGGGCAAAGCCTGGAAAACGTAGAAAAGTCAGCATCTTGCCTTCGCCACGGAAATTGCGATTCCTGTGGACAAGGAGTCGATCCGCGTGACAATTTGTCGTCGGCTTGAGTCTTGTCCACAACTGCGTCTGGGCGTTTTGCGCTTGGGCATCAGATGTGAATAACGCGACGCTTTTCCACGGGCCCGGGTGGCGACCGCGATTCAAGCCGTCTGGTGTCCCGGTCTATCAACAGCCTCCGGAGAATTGCGTGGAGAACCGAAAAAACTATTTCCACCTGCATCTTGTCTCCGATTCGACGGGCGAGACGCTGATAGCCGCGGGCCGGGCGGCGGCCGCGCAATTCCAGTCCTCGCACGCGCTCGAACACGTCTACCCGCTGATCCGCAACAAGAAGCAGTTGATGCAGGTCCTCGACGCGATCGACGGCGCGCCGGGCATCGTGCTCTACACGATCGTCGACCGGGAGCTTGCCGGGATGATCGACCAGAGATGCCGCGAGATCGGCGTTCCCTGCGTCTCCGTCCTCGATCCGATCATCGAACTGTTCCAATCCTATCTCGGTTCGCCGTCGCGTCGGCGTTCCGGCGCACAGCACGTCATGGATGCCGACTATTTCGCCCGCATCGAGGCGCTGAACTTCACCATGGATCACGACGACGGCCAGATGCCGGCCGATTTCAACGAGGCGGACGTCGTGCTCATCGGGGTGAGCCGGACGTCCAAGACACCGACGAGCATCTATCTCGCCAATCGCGGCATCAAGACCGCCAATATCCCGATCGTGCCCGGCGTGCCCTTGCCGGATGGTTTGCTCAGGGCGACGAAGCCGCTGGTAGTGGGGCTGATCGCCAGTGCCGACCGGCTGTCCCAGGTTCGCCAGCACCGCGTGCTTGGCACGACGCAGAGCTTCCATGGCGAGGAATATACCGACCGCGCGGCGATTTCGGAGGAGCTGAAATATGCGCGCACACTCTGTGCCCGCAACAATTGGCCGCTGATCGACGTGACGCGACGCTCGATAGAAGAAACGGCCGCGGCGATCGTTGCCCTCCGTCCCCGGCTCAGATAGAGCGAACCAGGAACCGGTCGCATCAGCCGGACGGCCGCACCGTTCGGTTCCGGTTCATGAGGAATCGGTCATGATGGTCGGATCGAATGGGTCCGGTCACCATCGTGGTCTCGAATTGCGGATTGAAAGATGACAACCTCGCTCGTTCTGGCTTCCGCCAGTCCATTCCGACGCGCGCTTCTCGAGAATGCGGGGCTGACGTTCTCGGCCCGCGCAGCCCAGATCGACGAGCGGGTCCTGGAGCAGCCTCTGGAGGAAGCGGGTGCGTCGCCTGTCGACGTTGCGCTGACGCTTGCCGAAGCCAAGGCGAGAGATGTGTCGCGCCATTTCGACGGTGCCATCGTAATCGGCAGCGACCAGACGATGTCGCTTGGGACCCGGGTCTATCACAAGCCGAAGGACATGGCGGAGGCCGCCGAACATCTGCTGTCGCTCTCTGGCAGGATGCACAGCCTGAACAGCGCAATTGTGCTCGTCCGGGACGGCGAGGTCCTCTGGCGGCATGTCTCGACGGCGCATATGACGGTCAGGCTTCTGGATCGGGGTTTTGTCGAACGGCATCTGAAAAGAGTGGGGGAGAAGGCGCTTTCGAGCGTCGGCGCCTATCAGCTCGAGGGCGAGGGTATCCAGCTCTTCGAGAAGATCGAGGGCGATTACTTTACCATTCTCGGCCTGCCGATGCTGCCGCTTCTGGAAAAACTTCGCGAACTGGGATCGATCGATGCGTGATTCACGTGAAACATTTGTTAACCACGCCTTCGTCACCGGCTATCCGATCAAGCATTCCCGGTCGCCGCTCATCCACGGCTACTGGCTGAAGCAGTTCGGAATTGCCGGCAGCTACCGGGCTCACGAGGTCACCCCGGAGGCTTTCCCGGAATTCATGGGCCAATTGCGCGACGGCGGCACCGGCTTCTGCGGCGGCAACGTCACCATCCCTCACAAGGAGATGGCTTTCGAGCTCTCCGACCGGCCGGATGAATTGAGTGCCGAGCTCGGCGCGGCCAATACGCTCTGGCTCGAGGATGGAAGGATCTGCGCGACCAACACGGATGGGCGAGGCTTTGTCGCCAATCTCGACGAGCGCGCCAGCGGCTGGGACCGGATCTCGACGGCGGTCATTCTCGGCGCCGGCGGCGCCAGTCGCGCCGTGATCCAGGCGGTCCGCGACCGCGGCGTCAAGACGATCCACGTGGTGAACCGCACCGCCGCCCGGGCGCAGGAACTGGCCGACCGGTTCGGTCGCGCCGTGCACGCGCATCCGATCGCGGCGCTCTCCGAAGTCATGGCCGGCGCCGGCCTGTTCGTGAACACGACGTCGCTCGGCATGGACGGCGAGCCGGCGCCGGCGATCGACTTCTCGCCCTTGGCGAACGGGGCGGTGGTGACCGACATCGTCTATGTGCCGCTGAAGACGCCACTCCTTCGCCAGGCCGAAGAGCAGGGCTACCGCATCGTCGACGGTCTGGGCATGCTCTTGCATCAGGCCGCGCCCGGTTTCGAGAAATGGTTCGGTCTAAGGCCGGTTGTCGATGAAACGCTTCGGCAGATCATCATCAAGGATATGGACGTTCACGCATGATCATTGTCGGGCTCACGGGCTCCATCGGCATGGGAAAGACGACCGCCGCTCAGATGTTCCGGGAGCTCGGCGTCCCGGTGAACGACGCCGACGAGGTGGTTCACGATCTCTATCGCGGCGAAGCGGTGGTGCCGGTCGAAGCCGCCTTTCCGGGCGTCGCGAAGGACGGCGTCATCGATCGGGCGGAACTTTCCAGACAGCTCCTGGCGCAACCGGAGCGTCTCGGCGAGCTGGAGCGGATCGTCCATCCGCTCGTTCGCGCCAAGGAAAGCGAGTTCATCGCCATGCACAAGGCGGCGGGAGCGCCTTTCGTTCTTCTCGATATTCCGCTGCTTTTCGAGACGAAGGCTGAAAAGCGCGTCGACCGGGTCGTCGTCGTCAGCTGCTCTCCGGAGGCCCAGAGAGAACGCGTGATGAAGCGCCCGGGGATGACGGCCGAGAAATTCGCGATGATCCTGGCCCGGCAAGTCCCCGACCAGGAAAAGCGCGCCCGCGCCGATTACGTGATCGACACCAGCGACAGTTTCGACGTCACCCGGGGGCAGGTTCGCGCCATTGTCGATCGATTGCGGGCGACGTAGCGCCGACGATTGCCCTACACCGAGGCAGATCGCGAACCTCCGCTTCAACTGCAAGCGAAATGCCATTAAAACTCAGAAACAGCTCGGACTGATTCGCCGTTGAATCTTCGCCAGGAAAACCGCATGCGTGAGATCATCTTCGATACGGAAACGACCGGCCTCGACAGTCGCGAGGACCGGGTGATCGAGATCGGCGGCGTCGAACTTGAAAATCAGTTTCCGACAGGGCGGACGATTCATATCTACATCAATCCGGGCGACCGCAAGGTCCATCCCGACGCCTTGGCGGTGCATGGCATCACCGACGACTTCCTCAAGGACAAGCCGTCCTTTGCAGATGTCGTCGAGGAAATCGTCGATTTCTTTGGCGACGCGCGCTGGGTCGCGCACAATGCCACCTTCGACATCGGCTTCATCAATGCGGAGTTCGACCGCCTCGGATTGCCGCCGGTCGTCATCGATCGGGTGACCGATACGCTGGCGCTGGCGCGGCGCAAGCACCCGATGGGCCCGAATTCGCTCGACGCACTCTGCCGCCGCTACGGCATTGACAACTCGCACCGCGCCAAGCACGGCGCCCTTCTCGACTCCGAACTTCTGGCGGAAGTCTATATCGAGATGATCGGCGGCCGGCAGGCGGCGCTGGGACTGGTCACCAGCGAGATCGGCGGCCTGGCCGTACAGGCGGACGACGGTCCGATTATTGTCATGCAAAGAGAGCGGTTGCTGGCGCCGCGCCTGACCGAAGCCGAGATCGCCGCCCACGCGGCGCTTGTTTCGAAGATCGGTGCCAAGGCGATCTGGATGAAATACAGCGGCTAAGCCGCCTGCTTTGCGGACAAACAAAAAACCCGGCCTTGAGAGCCGGGTTTTCAGTTTTAAGTCTATCGGAATGCGTCAGTTGGTCGTCGTGTTGCTGTTGGCGACCTGGGCGCGGACCTTCTCTTCCGCCATGCGCTGCGCGAACATCTGCGCAAAATCGATCGGGTCGATCATCAGCGGCGGGAAGCCGCCATTGCGGGTCGCGTCTGCGACGATCTGCCGGGCAAAGGGGAAGAGCAGGCGCGGGCATTCGATGAAGAGCAGCGGCAGCATGTGCTCCTGCGGGAAACCCGAAACGCGGAAGACGCCGCCATAGGCGAGTTCGACATTGAACAGCACCTTGTCGCCGTCCTGGGCCTGGGCGTTCAGCGAGAGAACGACGTCGAAATCGTTCTCGGCGAGCGGGTTGGCATTGACGTTGACATTGATGTTGATCGACGGCGCCTGGTCGCGGGCCTGCAGCGAACGCGGTGCGCCGGGGTTCTCGAAGGAGAGGTCCTTGACGTACTGGGCCAGAATGTTGAGCGACGGGGCCTGCTGGGCGCCGTTGCCGTTGGATGCGGTATCGGTCGTCATAAGAGTTTCCTCGGACTTCGAATTTGGTGAGGCCATCTAGCATTTCGGTCCAGGGCTTACAACCCTCGAAGCCGGAACCGGTTCCCCGGCATTAAGGGGTTTCGATCGCTCGCCGGACCTACAGCGCCGCGCGTCTTTTCAGACGCGCCAAGGTTGCCGTGGCACCTTGAGTCGATCAACATCGGCCTGGTCTAGCGGGAAATCCGGTTGCTTGGCGGAGAGGGACCGTTTTCGTCGTCGTTCTTCCTGGAGAACTCGTCCGAGTCGAGATCGATGATCGCCGGGCCGCGCGGCCGGTCGCTCCTCGCGCCGCTTCCGTAATAGAAGCCGCTTCCGGTTGTCAGGATCGTCAACCGCGTCTGCAGGAAGGAAGCGATGGCGCGTCTGATCGGCGGCAGGAAGAGAATGAGGCCGGCAATATCGGTGATGAAGCCCGGAACGATCAGCAGGATCGCCCCAACGAAAATGAGCGCACCGCCGAGAAGATCCGGGCCCGGGTCCTTCCCCGCTCGCGCCGCGTCCTGCACGCGGCGCAAAGTGCCGAGACCCTGGATGCGGAGAAGCAGGACGCCGGCTACTCCGCTCAAAAGGACGAGGAGAAGCGTCATCGCCAGGCCGAGTTCCCGGCCCACGACGACGAAACCGGCAATCTCCGCGATCGGCAGGCCGAGAATGACGAGAGGAATGATCAGCGAACGCATCGATCGTGCTCGCAAGAAGATGAGTGCAATTGACCGGTCTCCGGTTTATGGGTGCGACATCGCCATTTGAATGGTTTATCCTTGCGGACTATATGGAACACCAAGATAAATTCTAACAGCGGTTCCGGGTGGAAATGGGCTCTTTCGACTTCATCACGTTTTTTTTCCTGATCGCGGCTGTGGTCATCTTCTTGCAATTGCGCAGCGTCCTTGGCCGCAGGACAGGAAATGAACGACCGCCTTTCGACCCCTATTCGCCGCGCGAGGCGCAGGGTCCGGAAGCGAGAGACAATGGCAAGGTGGTGCAACTCCCCCGCCGCGAGAGCACCGCGGAGGATGAGTCCCGCTACGCCGCCATCGACGGATTTTCCAAGCCGGGCACGCCCTTGAATGGCCAGCTGAGGGCGTTGAGCGACGCGGATCCCAGCTTCCAACCCGCCGAATTCCTCAACGGCGCGAAGATGGCCTACGAGATGATCGTCATGGCCTTCGCGGACGGCGACCGGAAGACCCTGAAGGGGCTGCTGTCCCGCGAGGTCTACGAGGGCTTCGAAACGGCAATCGCCGAACGGGAAACCAGGGGCGAGGTGGTCAAATCGACCTTCGTCGGCATCGAGAAGGCCGATATCGTCCATGCGGAACTCAAGGACGCAGAGGAGAACGTGACGGTCCGCATCATCAGCCAATTGATCTCCGCCACCTACGACAAGCAGGGCAAGCTGATCGACGGCGACGCCGATTCGGTTGCCGAAGTGAACGACCTCTGGACCTTTGCGCGTGACATCCGCTCGCGCGATCCGAACTGGAAGCTGATCGCCACCGAATCGGAAAATTGACCGCAAGGGGCGATCATGGCCTTCGATCTCGAACCGGTCGCGTTTTCGGGCTTGCCGGGGTGGCAGCAGGATGACCCGACTCCCGTTATCGACGCGCTGCGCCGCTGTCACCACCATGTCACGGCGGTAAAGCCCTACAGGACGGGCTCTCTCGGTGTCTCGGTCGCCGACCTGCTGCCCGCCTACGAGGCGGCCGGCGCAGTCTTGTCGGGTGCATCGGAAGCGCGGGCCTTCTTCGAGGCTCACTTCGTGCCCTTCCGGATCCGCCCCGAAGACAGAAGGACGGGTTTCGTCACCGCCTTCTACGAGCCGGAGGTCGAAGTTCGCCTCGCCGCCGACCAGGCGTTTCGCTTTCCCTTCTACCGGCGTCCCGCCGATCTCGTCGATGTCGACGAGGCGAACCGGCCCGCGGGCATGGATCCCTATTTCGCCTTCGGCCGGCTTCGGGACGGCAGGATCGAGGAATATCCGGATCGCCGGGCGATCGACGAGGGCCTGCTCGCCGGCCGCGGCCTCGAAATCGCCTACGCTCGGTCGAAGGTCGACGTTTTCTTCATTCATGTGCAGGGCGCTGCACGACTTGTCTATCCGGACGGATCATGCCGCCGCATCACCTACGCGGCAAAGACCGGGCACCGCTTTTCCGCCATCGGCAAGCTGCTGATCGAGCGGGGCGAGATCGACGCGGCGACCGTGTCGATGGCAAGCATCCGCGGCTGGCTCGCGGCCCATCCGGATGCGGCCGACGAGGTTCTGTGGCACAATCGCTCCTTCATATTCTTCCGCGAAGCGCTGGTCGAAAATGAAAGCCTCGGCCCGGTGGCCGCCGCCAAGGTGCCGTTGGAGCCGGGACGGTCGCTCGCGGTGGACCGCCTCATCCATACCTTCGGCGTCCCCTTCTACATCGCCAGCGAAACGCTGACCCATCTCGACGGCGGCCGAGCCTTCGCCCGGCTGATGCTGGCGCTCGATACCGGCTCGGCAATCGTCGGACCGGCGCGCGGCGACATCTTCACGGGCTCCGGCGAGGCGGCTGGCGCGCTAGCCGGCTCGGTGCGCAATGACGCCGATTTCTACATCCTCGTGCCTCGCGCGGCTGCCGCCAGATATCTCCATGGCTAGAGAGAAGAAGCTGTCGCCGGAGGATCGCATCCTGTGGGGCAAGGTGGCCCGCTCGACAAAGCCTATGCCCGGGCGGTTGCAGGACCTCGAGGACCTCATCGGCGAGATCGAGCAGCCGCCGGTTCCGCCGTCTCCGCAACCAACCGGCCCAGGCGCGCCCGCATCCGGTAAGGCGGAACAGGGGATTGCGCTCAGCGGCAAGCCGGAGCACCGCCACCACCCGCTCGAAAGACCGGTCAAACGGAAAATATCGAAGGGGCGGCTCGCTCTCGAGGCGCGTGTCGACCTGCACGGAATGATCCAGAGCGAGGCGCACGGCTTCCTGCTGCAGTTTCTCCTCAAGGCACATGAGCGGGGGCTGCGCCATGTCCTTGTCATCACCGGCAAGGGAACGTCATTTGGCAGCGACGGCGCCTTGAAGCGCGCCGTGCCGCTCTGGTTCGCGCTGCCGGAATTCCGCCCGCTGATCTCGTCCTACGAGCCGGCGGCGCGAAACCATGGGGGCGAAGGCGCGCTTTATGTCCGCCTGGCGCGGGCCCGGGGGCGTACACCATGACGCCTTTCGGCGAGGCCATGCGCGAGCTGCGCCGCCGCAAGGGCGTCTCGCAAAAGGAGATGGCGGCGGCGATCGGCGTGTCGCCGGCCTATCTTTCGGCCCTCGAGCACGGCAAGCGCGGCGCGCCGAGCTTCGATTTCCTGCAGCGCGTCGCCGGCTATTTCAATGTGATCTGGGACGAGGCCGACGAACTCTTCCGCGTCGCGCGGCTTTCCGACCCGCGCGTGGTGCTCGACACTTCGGGACTGCCGCCTGGCCATACGGCCTTTGCCAACCGTTTGAGCGAGCGGATTCGCGACCTTTCGCGCGAAGCGATCGAGGCCTTGGAAGATATTTTGGAAAAAGCCACATTTCCTGATAATGACAGGGGATGAAGCCTCGCCCCGGCCATGCATCCGCCGCCTGGGATTTGGAACCCGTGGACAAATTTTCTATAGTCCGCGAGGCGTCCGCGCTGTGATTCGCAACGAATCGCCGCGTTCGTAGAACCTGGAAAGACCTGAACCCGAATGACCGATATCTCTGAGACCGAAGCCGGCGCGATCGCCGAATATGGTGCCGATTCCATCAAGGTGCTGAAGGGCCTCGACGCCGTACGCAAGCGGCCGGGCATGTATATCGGCGATACCGATGACGGTTCCGGTCTGCACCACATGGTCTATGAGGTGGTCGACAATGCGATCGACGAGGCGTTGGCCGGCCATGCCGACATCGTCACCGTCACGCTCAATCCCGACGGTTCTTGCACCGTGACGGACAATGGCCGCGGCATTCCGACGGATATCCACCGGGAGGAAGGCGTCTCGGCGGCCGAGGTCATCATGACGCAGCTCCATGCCGGCGGCAAATTCGACCAGAATTCGTACAAGGTTTCCGGCGGCCTGCACGGCGTCGGCGTCTCGGTCGTCAATGCGCTTTCCGTGTCGCTGAAGCTCAAGATCCGCCGCGCTGGGAAGGTTCACGAAATGAGCTTCACCCATGGCGTCGCCGATGGGCCGCTGACGGTCACCGGGGACGCCGGCAGCGAGACCGGCACCGAGGTCACCTTCCTGCCCAGCGAGCAGACCTTCTCGAAGACCGAATTCGACTTTGCGACGCTCGAGCATCGCCTTCGCGAACTCGCCTTCCTGAATTCCGGTGTCCGCATCGTCTTGACCGACAAGCGCCATTCGGACATCCGCCGCGACGAGATGATGTATGACGGCGGGCTCGAGGCCTTCGTCGCCTATCTCGACCGGGCAAAGAAGCCGCTGGTT
This DNA window, taken from Sinorhizobium fredii NGR234, encodes the following:
- the rho gene encoding transcription termination factor Rho; this encodes MAEMKLQDLKNKTPTDLLAFAEELEVENASTMRKQELMFGILKNLATQEIEIIGEGVVEVLQDGFGFLRSANANYLPGPDDIYISPSQIRRFSLKTGDTVEGPIRGPKEGERYFALLKVNTINFDDPEKIRHKVHFDNLTPLYPNERFKMELEVPTSKDLSARVIDLVAPLGKGQRGLIVAPPRTGKTVLLQNIAHSITANHPECYLIVLLIDERPEEVTDMQRSVKGEVVSSTFDEPATRHVQVAEMVIEKAKRLVEHGRDVVILLDSITRLGRAYNTVVPSSGKVLTGGVDANALQRPKRFFGAARNIEEGGSLTIIATALIDTGSRMDEVIFEEFKGTGNSEIVLDRKVADKRIFPAMDILKSGTRKEDLLVPRQDLQKIFVLRRILAPMGTTDAIEFLIDKLKQTKTNGDFFDSMNT
- the hemJ gene encoding protoporphyrinogen oxidase HemJ → MIEHQTDSAPGKRARLRALVALSVFVALLAGLFVAQPDDLYLWIKALHIIAVMSWMAALLYMPRLFIYHTDAPRGSVQSETFKTMELRLLKVIMNPAMMIAWMLGLYLAWSVYGFRGGWLHAKLFCVVLLTLVHVHFSRAVAAFQRDANRKSARYWRLMNEAPTLLMILIVILAVVKPF
- the hemE gene encoding uroporphyrinogen decarboxylase, with amino-acid sequence MAETRRKVLEVLNGKSLTPPPIWLMRQAGRYLPEYRATRAKAGSFLDLCYTPDLAVEVTLQPIRRYAFDAAILFSDILVIPDALHRNVRFEEGHGPRMDPIDTDGIAGLKADGILSHLSPVFETVARLRRELPEETTLLGFCGAPWTVATYMIAGRGTPDQAPARLFAYRHPKAFEELLAFLADVSADYLVAQIDAGADAVQIFDSWAGVLGEDEFARFAVEPVRRMIASVRARRPSAKIIAFAKGAGLLLKDYRRLTGADAIGLDWAVPLAFAAELQKDGPVQGNLDPMRVVAGGGAMESGIDRILDVLGNGPLIFNLGHGITPEADPENVSALVARVRGTKG
- a CDS encoding pyruvate, water dikinase regulatory protein, yielding MENRKNYFHLHLVSDSTGETLIAAGRAAAAQFQSSHALEHVYPLIRNKKQLMQVLDAIDGAPGIVLYTIVDRELAGMIDQRCREIGVPCVSVLDPIIELFQSYLGSPSRRRSGAQHVMDADYFARIEALNFTMDHDDGQMPADFNEADVVLIGVSRTSKTPTSIYLANRGIKTANIPIVPGVPLPDGLLRATKPLVVGLIASADRLSQVRQHRVLGTTQSFHGEEYTDRAAISEELKYARTLCARNNWPLIDVTRRSIEETAAAIVALRPRLR
- a CDS encoding Maf-like protein, giving the protein MTTSLVLASASPFRRALLENAGLTFSARAAQIDERVLEQPLEEAGASPVDVALTLAEAKARDVSRHFDGAIVIGSDQTMSLGTRVYHKPKDMAEAAEHLLSLSGRMHSLNSAIVLVRDGEVLWRHVSTAHMTVRLLDRGFVERHLKRVGEKALSSVGAYQLEGEGIQLFEKIEGDYFTILGLPMLPLLEKLRELGSIDA
- a CDS encoding shikimate dehydrogenase, which produces MRDSRETFVNHAFVTGYPIKHSRSPLIHGYWLKQFGIAGSYRAHEVTPEAFPEFMGQLRDGGTGFCGGNVTIPHKEMAFELSDRPDELSAELGAANTLWLEDGRICATNTDGRGFVANLDERASGWDRISTAVILGAGGASRAVIQAVRDRGVKTIHVVNRTAARAQELADRFGRAVHAHPIAALSEVMAGAGLFVNTTSLGMDGEPAPAIDFSPLANGAVVTDIVYVPLKTPLLRQAEEQGYRIVDGLGMLLHQAAPGFEKWFGLRPVVDETLRQIIIKDMDVHA
- the coaE gene encoding dephospho-CoA kinase (Dephospho-CoA kinase (CoaE) performs the final step in coenzyme A biosynthesis.), which gives rise to MIIVGLTGSIGMGKTTAAQMFRELGVPVNDADEVVHDLYRGEAVVPVEAAFPGVAKDGVIDRAELSRQLLAQPERLGELERIVHPLVRAKESEFIAMHKAAGAPFVLLDIPLLFETKAEKRVDRVVVVSCSPEAQRERVMKRPGMTAEKFAMILARQVPDQEKRARADYVIDTSDSFDVTRGQVRAIVDRLRAT
- the dnaQ gene encoding DNA polymerase III subunit epsilon, with the protein product MREIIFDTETTGLDSREDRVIEIGGVELENQFPTGRTIHIYINPGDRKVHPDALAVHGITDDFLKDKPSFADVVEEIVDFFGDARWVAHNATFDIGFINAEFDRLGLPPVVIDRVTDTLALARRKHPMGPNSLDALCRRYGIDNSHRAKHGALLDSELLAEVYIEMIGGRQAALGLVTSEIGGLAVQADDGPIIVMQRERLLAPRLTEAEIAAHAALVSKIGAKAIWMKYSG
- the secB gene encoding protein-export chaperone SecB yields the protein MTTDTASNGNGAQQAPSLNILAQYVKDLSFENPGAPRSLQARDQAPSININVNVNANPLAENDFDVVLSLNAQAQDGDKVLFNVELAYGGVFRVSGFPQEHMLPLLFIECPRLLFPFARQIVADATRNGGFPPLMIDPIDFAQMFAQRMAEEKVRAQVANSNTTTN
- a CDS encoding FxsA family protein, translating into MRSLIIPLVILGLPIAEIAGFVVVGRELGLAMTLLLVLLSGVAGVLLLRIQGLGTLRRVQDAARAGKDPGPDLLGGALIFVGAILLIVPGFITDIAGLILFLPPIRRAIASFLQTRLTILTTGSGFYYGSGARSDRPRGPAIIDLDSDEFSRKNDDENGPSPPSNRISR
- a CDS encoding Tim44/TimA family putative adaptor protein, whose amino-acid sequence is MGSFDFITFFFLIAAVVIFLQLRSVLGRRTGNERPPFDPYSPREAQGPEARDNGKVVQLPRRESTAEDESRYAAIDGFSKPGTPLNGQLRALSDADPSFQPAEFLNGAKMAYEMIVMAFADGDRKTLKGLLSREVYEGFETAIAERETRGEVVKSTFVGIEKADIVHAELKDAEENVTVRIISQLISATYDKQGKLIDGDADSVAEVNDLWTFARDIRSRDPNWKLIATESEN